In one window of Pseudobdellovibrionaceae bacterium DNA:
- a CDS encoding MarC family protein, producing the protein MKEQISYFLFAFTSLFTIVNPFSVMPLYLGMTENISRDKAVAVAKRGCVTAFIAMVVFSLTGKFIFDFFKISVDGLRIVGGILFFLTGFDMLQGKIARTKSLTDGESDTDEAKIAAVTPLAIPTIYGPGAITITTVLTTDASTYSQRTILFATFFLVSLATYFLLLGSRKIMRLLGESGSKVFSRLMGLIIMMIAVEFFFKGLKPYVLRLMVH; encoded by the coding sequence ATGAAAGAGCAGATTTCTTATTTTCTTTTTGCGTTCACAAGTCTTTTTACCATTGTGAACCCCTTTTCCGTAATGCCGCTTTACCTCGGAATGACGGAAAACATCAGTCGCGACAAAGCTGTGGCGGTCGCCAAACGCGGCTGCGTCACCGCTTTTATCGCCATGGTGGTATTTTCATTAACAGGAAAATTTATTTTCGATTTTTTTAAAATTTCTGTAGATGGCCTAAGAATTGTGGGCGGTATATTATTTTTTCTCACCGGTTTTGACATGCTTCAAGGAAAAATAGCCCGCACCAAATCCCTCACCGATGGCGAAAGCGACACGGACGAGGCCAAAATTGCCGCTGTCACTCCACTCGCCATCCCCACCATTTACGGCCCCGGCGCCATCACCATCACCACCGTGTTGACCACCGATGCTAGCACCTACTCACAGCGCACGATCTTGTTTGCTACTTTTTTTCTGGTGAGCCTGGCTACGTATTTTTTGCTCCTGGGATCTCGAAAAATCATGCGCCTTTTGGGTGAAAGTGGGTCAAAGGTTTTTTCTCGCCTGATGGGACTTATTATTATGATGATCGCCGTCGAATTTTTCTTTAAAGGCCTGAAGCCTTATGTCTTGAGACTGATGGTCCACTAA
- a CDS encoding formimidoylglutamase: protein MFTPSNPTLFFSRNDKLDPRLGDLVRSTKVAALSANKPGLVISGYPDDEGIQINGGRLGARKGPDSIRNFFYRMTPSPHRDPHLGLYDIGNLNVSEFSLSDRHKVAEETALSALRSSHHYVGLGGGHDYGYPDGAAFLNWCKDLGQKPLVINFDAHLDVRPSEEKLSSGTPFYRLLSHFSNFDFVEIGVQPHCNSKTHWQWVLDRGGQIISQEDILLSGESFNVYVTRALGEKLWQGRPTFISVDIDGFTSTAAMGCSQSWPTGFGVNDFMPLFHLLVSRLHVPLLGIYEVSPPLDFDGQTAKLAAQIMHVYLRSIEGKHE, encoded by the coding sequence TTGTTTACACCATCTAATCCCACTTTGTTTTTTAGCCGAAACGATAAATTGGATCCTCGACTGGGCGACTTGGTTCGCTCTACTAAAGTGGCAGCGCTTAGTGCCAACAAACCGGGTCTGGTTATTTCTGGCTACCCGGACGATGAAGGCATTCAGATTAATGGTGGGCGGCTCGGTGCCCGCAAAGGGCCCGACTCAATTCGAAACTTTTTTTATCGCATGACCCCATCACCTCATCGCGATCCTCATCTTGGTCTTTATGATATTGGAAATCTCAACGTTTCAGAATTTTCGCTTTCTGACCGACACAAGGTGGCTGAAGAAACGGCTCTTTCGGCCTTGCGTTCGTCTCATCACTATGTGGGCCTGGGGGGCGGTCATGATTATGGTTATCCAGATGGCGCTGCCTTTTTGAATTGGTGCAAAGATTTGGGACAAAAACCCCTGGTTATTAATTTTGATGCACACTTAGATGTAAGGCCCAGTGAAGAAAAGCTCTCTAGCGGCACTCCCTTTTACCGCCTACTGTCTCATTTTAGCAATTTTGACTTTGTTGAAATCGGCGTTCAACCCCACTGCAACAGTAAAACTCACTGGCAATGGGTACTCGATCGTGGCGGACAGATTATTTCACAAGAAGACATTTTACTTTCGGGTGAGTCATTCAATGTTTACGTCACGCGGGCCTTAGGCGAAAAACTTTGGCAAGGCCGACCTACTTTTATCAGTGTGGATATTGATGGTTTCACCTCCACGGCCGCCATGGGCTGCAGTCAGTCCTGGCCCACAGGCTTTGGCGTTAATGACTTTATGCCACTATTTCATTTGCTGGTCTCCCGGTTGCATGTACCCCTATTAGGTATTTATGAGGTCTCTCCGCCTTTGGACTTCGATGGACAGACAGCGAAACTGGCCGCTCAAATCATGCATGTTTATTTGAGATCCATTGAAGGCAAACATGAGTGA
- a CDS encoding tryptophan 2,3-dioxygenase encodes MSYKPINYHDYLKLDQILSSQTPRSAEDGRPAHDEMLFIVVHQAYELWFKQILHEVDSILSCFNQPTVDEQDMGTAVSRLHRVIEIQRLLFEQVSIIETMTPLDFLDFRDLLYPASGFQSAQFRVLENKLGLMPNQRLSYNNTRYTEHLRPDQQQGISELEEQSSLFDCIERWLERTPFLEIGQFDFWGRYREAVGSMFQQERDALKQNPFLSDEDKKRGVASIEQSEGKFAALFDEKLYEQQRQQGTWRLSHKATRAALLIQLYRHQPIFQIPFSLITALQDIDENMTSWRYRHALMARRMLGAKIGTGGSSGSDYLQATAERHKVFSDFFQLTTFFIPKSKLPELPKDVKAQLGFYYNSHLPQE; translated from the coding sequence ATGAGCTATAAACCCATCAACTACCATGACTACTTGAAGCTCGATCAAATACTTTCAAGTCAAACGCCTCGAAGTGCTGAAGATGGTCGACCGGCCCATGATGAGATGCTTTTTATTGTCGTTCATCAAGCCTATGAACTCTGGTTTAAACAGATTCTGCACGAAGTGGACTCCATTTTAAGTTGTTTCAATCAACCCACCGTGGATGAACAAGATATGGGCACGGCAGTCTCCCGCCTACATCGAGTGATCGAGATTCAGAGGCTGCTGTTTGAACAGGTGTCTATTATAGAAACAATGACGCCCCTAGATTTTCTTGATTTTCGTGATTTGTTATATCCGGCCAGTGGTTTTCAAAGCGCACAGTTTCGGGTTCTTGAAAATAAATTGGGTTTAATGCCTAACCAACGCCTCTCTTACAATAACACCCGCTACACAGAACACCTACGTCCTGACCAACAGCAAGGCATTTCAGAACTTGAAGAGCAAAGTTCACTCTTTGACTGCATCGAACGCTGGCTTGAGCGCACTCCCTTTTTAGAAATTGGTCAGTTTGATTTTTGGGGCCGTTATCGAGAAGCCGTCGGATCTATGTTTCAGCAAGAGCGGGACGCTTTGAAGCAAAACCCCTTTTTATCAGACGAAGATAAAAAGCGCGGTGTAGCCTCTATAGAACAATCAGAGGGCAAATTCGCAGCCCTTTTCGATGAAAAACTCTATGAACAGCAGAGGCAGCAAGGCACTTGGAGGCTTTCGCATAAAGCGACAAGAGCCGCCCTACTTATTCAGCTCTATCGCCACCAACCCATTTTTCAGATTCCATTTTCATTAATCACCGCTCTTCAAGATATTGACGAGAACATGACCAGTTGGAGATACCGGCACGCGCTCATGGCTCGCCGCATGTTGGGCGCTAAAATTGGGACCGGCGGATCTTCAGGCAGCGATTATCTCCAGGCCACAGCAGAACGCCACAAAGTTTTCAGCGATTTTTTTCAGTTGACCACTTTTTTTATACCGAAATCAAAACTGCCTGAACTACCAAAAGATGTTAAGGCGCAACTGGGGTTTTACTATAATTCCCATCTGCCACAAGAATAG
- a CDS encoding alanine:cation symporter family protein: MVVVLVGTGLALTLLLGFVQIKGFIHAIHVIRGRYDDPNDPGEISHFQALTTALSATVGLGNIAGVAVAISAGGPGAVFWMVVTGLVGMATKYSECSLAVMYRHVDERGEVHGGPMHYIVRGLGEKWRPLAVFFAFAAIVASFGAANMFQTNQVASVLVRSLPYDENLIKWVTGITLSLLTGMVIIGGIKRIGHVTGILVPLMGAIYVIGALIVIVSNIGQVPAVFSSIFSEAFGLNAAAGGVAGGAIRALIQGVRRACFSNEAGLGSAPIAHSAASTDEPIREGVVALLEPFIDTVVICSMTALVILISGAHLNSDGVEGVTLTAAAFDTGIPGFGTFFVTTAVVLFAYSTLLSWSYYGERAVDFLFPGSTKSLLIYKGLFCLLAIVGAVWTLGPVLAFSDIMLGLMVVPNLFAVWMLFPKLRAASKEYFDKLNAGQFTVHK, encoded by the coding sequence ATGGTGGTGGTGCTTGTGGGCACTGGCCTGGCTCTCACTTTGCTCTTGGGCTTTGTGCAAATTAAGGGATTCATTCATGCCATTCACGTGATACGTGGTCGCTATGATGACCCGAATGATCCGGGCGAGATTTCGCACTTCCAAGCTCTTACCACGGCTCTTTCAGCGACGGTGGGGTTGGGTAATATTGCCGGTGTGGCTGTGGCAATCAGTGCCGGCGGACCGGGCGCTGTGTTTTGGATGGTGGTCACTGGCCTTGTGGGTATGGCTACGAAATATTCGGAATGCAGCTTGGCTGTGATGTATCGCCACGTGGACGAGCGGGGCGAGGTTCATGGCGGTCCCATGCACTATATCGTTCGCGGTCTCGGTGAAAAGTGGCGACCACTGGCCGTGTTTTTTGCTTTTGCCGCCATCGTTGCCTCTTTCGGTGCGGCCAATATGTTTCAAACCAATCAAGTGGCCAGTGTTCTCGTGCGGAGCCTGCCCTATGATGAAAACTTGATCAAGTGGGTCACTGGAATTACCCTTTCTCTACTCACAGGTATGGTGATCATCGGCGGAATTAAACGAATCGGCCATGTCACTGGAATACTAGTGCCGCTGATGGGAGCTATTTATGTGATCGGGGCTTTGATCGTTATTGTTTCTAACATTGGGCAAGTCCCAGCGGTGTTTTCTAGCATTTTCTCAGAGGCCTTTGGTTTAAACGCAGCCGCCGGAGGTGTGGCCGGTGGCGCTATCCGTGCCTTGATTCAAGGTGTACGCCGAGCTTGTTTTTCAAATGAGGCCGGTTTGGGATCGGCCCCCATTGCTCACAGTGCCGCCTCCACTGATGAGCCCATCCGCGAAGGTGTGGTGGCTCTTCTTGAACCCTTTATCGACACCGTGGTGATTTGTTCGATGACCGCACTTGTGATCCTTATCTCAGGAGCTCACTTGAACTCTGACGGCGTTGAAGGTGTGACTCTGACAGCTGCCGCCTTTGATACGGGTATCCCTGGGTTTGGCACTTTCTTTGTGACTACGGCTGTGGTGCTTTTTGCCTACTCCACACTACTTAGCTGGTCGTACTACGGCGAGCGGGCCGTAGATTTTCTGTTTCCCGGCAGCACAAAGTCGCTTCTTATATACAAAGGGCTTTTTTGTTTGCTGGCCATCGTGGGTGCTGTTTGGACCCTGGGGCCGGTGCTTGCCTTTTCAGACATCATGTTGGGGTTGATGGTGGTTCCAAACCTATTTGCTGTTTGGATGCTGTTTCCAAAGTTACGCGCAGCCTCTAAAGAATATTTTGATAAACTAAATGCTGGGCAATTCACCGTACATAAGTGA
- a CDS encoding histidine--tRNA ligase, translating to MSKLQPARGTHDLWGEDYKKHQNITSIAEEVARRFGFQGITTPIFEFTQVFKRTLGDTSDIVHKEMYTFVDRGNEEITLRPEGTAPIVRAFISNGLTRQLPFKAFYNGPMFRYERPQKGRLRQFHQVGVEHLGADKPRDDIEVIAMAALFLKELGLQDQISLDINSIGDTQSRLQYREKLVNYLQQHETQLSEDSQRRLSTNPLRILDSKDEKDQDIIGKAPRLHDSLNAESKEMFDEVCAGLDLLKIPYNKNPRLVRGLDYYCHCVFEFKAKNLGAQDTVLAGGRYDGLVEQMGGPTTTGVGWASGIERLALIYEPTLNAEPLIALIPLGEQAEKESLKLAQTLRENQFIVECVLSGNMSKRLKKADRLQAKKAVIFSDEDLAKSQVEIKNLESGTQVTLPLAELSTALRS from the coding sequence ATGAGCAAACTACAACCCGCGCGCGGGACCCATGATTTATGGGGCGAAGACTACAAAAAGCATCAAAACATCACAAGCATCGCTGAAGAGGTCGCTCGGCGATTTGGCTTTCAAGGCATCACCACACCGATTTTCGAGTTCACGCAAGTTTTCAAACGCACACTCGGCGACACCTCGGATATTGTACATAAAGAAATGTACACTTTTGTAGATCGGGGCAATGAAGAAATCACTCTACGCCCTGAGGGAACGGCCCCTATTGTGCGGGCTTTTATTTCAAATGGTTTAACTCGCCAGCTACCATTTAAGGCTTTTTACAATGGTCCCATGTTTCGCTATGAGCGACCGCAAAAAGGGCGCCTTCGCCAATTTCATCAAGTGGGCGTGGAGCACTTAGGTGCAGATAAACCGCGAGATGACATCGAAGTCATCGCCATGGCGGCTTTGTTTTTAAAAGAATTGGGCTTACAAGATCAAATCTCATTGGATATCAACTCCATCGGCGACACCCAAAGCCGCCTGCAATATCGAGAAAAACTTGTGAACTATCTCCAGCAACATGAAACTCAGTTGAGCGAAGACAGTCAACGACGACTCAGCACCAATCCACTGCGCATTTTGGACTCCAAAGATGAAAAAGACCAAGACATCATAGGCAAAGCCCCGCGGCTCCATGACTCTTTGAATGCAGAATCCAAAGAAATGTTTGATGAAGTGTGTGCAGGCCTTGATCTGCTAAAAATACCCTACAATAAAAACCCACGCCTGGTGCGCGGATTGGATTATTATTGCCATTGTGTGTTTGAGTTTAAGGCAAAAAATTTAGGCGCCCAAGACACTGTTCTTGCTGGCGGTCGCTATGATGGTCTAGTGGAGCAAATGGGTGGCCCAACAACCACAGGCGTAGGCTGGGCCTCTGGAATCGAGCGACTGGCTCTTATCTATGAACCCACTCTCAACGCTGAGCCGCTGATCGCCTTGATACCGCTGGGAGAACAGGCTGAAAAAGAAAGTCTGAAACTGGCGCAAACCCTTCGTGAGAATCAATTTATTGTGGAGTGTGTACTCAGTGGCAATATGAGTAAGCGACTAAAAAAAGCCGATCGTTTGCAGGCAAAAAAGGCCGTGATTTTTTCGGATGAGGATTTAGCCAAATCTCAAGTGGAAATCAAAAATCTAGAATCGGGCACACAAGTCACCTTGCCGCTGGCTGAATTATCGACGGCGTTGCGATCCTAA
- a CDS encoding superoxide dismutase [Fe] (SodB; iron binding; present under aerobic and anaerobic conditions; destroys free radicals) has product MAFELPALPFEKNALEPHISQETIEYHYGKHHNAYVTKLNSLIEGTEFANASLEDIIKKSSGGIFNNAAQVWNHTFYWHCLSPKGGGQPTGDLAAAIDKTWGSFDKFKEEFTNTAATLFGSGWAWLVKKPNGTLALEQTSNAGCPLTTDSKPLMTCDVWEHAYYVDYRNARPQYLEAFWKLVNWDFVAKNFK; this is encoded by the coding sequence ATGGCTTTTGAACTACCTGCACTTCCATTTGAAAAAAACGCACTAGAACCCCATATTTCTCAAGAAACCATCGAGTATCACTACGGCAAACATCATAATGCCTACGTCACTAAACTAAATAGTCTGATCGAAGGAACAGAATTTGCCAACGCTTCACTAGAGGACATCATTAAAAAATCCAGTGGCGGCATCTTTAATAACGCCGCTCAGGTGTGGAACCACACGTTCTACTGGCATTGTTTAAGCCCCAAAGGGGGAGGTCAGCCCACAGGTGATTTGGCCGCGGCTATCGATAAGACGTGGGGATCTTTTGATAAATTTAAAGAAGAGTTCACAAATACAGCAGCTACACTTTTTGGCTCAGGCTGGGCCTGGCTTGTTAAAAAGCCTAACGGCACTCTCGCGCTTGAGCAAACCAGTAACGCCGGGTGTCCGTTGACCACTGATAGCAAGCCACTAATGACATGTGATGTGTGGGAACATGCCTACTACGTGGACTATCGGAATGCGCGCCCCCAGTATCTTGAGGCTTTCTGGAAACTCGTGAACTGGGATTTTGTGGCAAAGAATTTTAAGTGA
- a CDS encoding HD domain-containing protein has translation MNPSDYMSIRVSTLRGDLPIPFDAYVRVAGKFILYCRKGDSFEGERLARLQKKKLDRMYIPNTDKQSYRDYLSRNVTQAYESNLDKPIQIRTEIIQGALQATVEEVLDEPGNPGFYVALKDSVRQFADFLMTEQESVACLLSIPNAYCNYAQHGINVAALALGIAHKTGLTKAKAPLIDAFLVGCTIHDIAHHRSNLQVDRPVNQLNPQERSSYLKHPTEGARILKDLAHVDQITLSVVLQHEERVDGSGFPKKTTGNQLDPLVTAAAVANFYDRMTSWEHIDHKEALTKILIDGVGSLPLDQLKALQAELKFRNVV, from the coding sequence ATGAACCCAAGTGATTACATGTCCATTCGAGTGAGCACGTTACGCGGGGACCTTCCCATTCCGTTTGATGCTTACGTGCGAGTTGCAGGAAAATTTATTTTGTACTGCCGAAAAGGCGACAGCTTTGAGGGAGAGCGTCTAGCCCGCCTGCAAAAGAAAAAACTCGATCGCATGTACATTCCGAACACTGACAAACAATCCTACCGCGACTACCTATCAAGAAACGTCACACAAGCGTATGAATCAAACCTCGACAAACCCATTCAAATTCGAACAGAAATCATTCAAGGAGCTCTGCAAGCCACAGTGGAAGAAGTGCTCGACGAACCCGGCAACCCCGGGTTTTACGTGGCCCTCAAAGATTCGGTACGGCAATTTGCGGATTTCTTAATGACCGAGCAAGAATCCGTGGCCTGCTTGCTGTCTATTCCCAACGCCTATTGCAATTATGCCCAGCATGGTATCAACGTGGCCGCCCTCGCTCTCGGTATTGCCCACAAAACAGGACTGACAAAAGCAAAAGCCCCTCTCATTGATGCCTTCTTGGTCGGCTGCACAATTCACGACATCGCTCACCACAGGTCCAATTTGCAGGTGGATCGCCCGGTGAACCAACTCAACCCACAAGAGCGATCCAGTTATTTAAAGCACCCGACCGAAGGAGCTCGCATTTTAAAAGACCTTGCCCACGTGGACCAAATTACATTGAGCGTTGTGCTGCAACATGAAGAACGCGTGGACGGAAGTGGTTTCCCCAAAAAGACCACAGGCAACCAACTCGACCCTTTAGTGACAGCCGCCGCTGTGGCCAACTTTTACGACAGAATGACATCCTGGGAACATATTGACCACAAAGAGGCCTTGACCAAGATTCTCATCGATGGCGTCGGAAGTCTCCCCTTGGACCAGCTAAAAGCCCTACAAGCAGAACTTAAATTTAGAAATGTCGTGTAG
- a CDS encoding enoyl-CoA hydratase/isomerase family protein produces MEKSVLFSEEKIGERGLGVVQLNRPRALNALNLEMFEQLAERLLRWREDQSIACVVLLSGHEKAFCAGGDVKGLVEGLRKGPEGLDLAKRFFVFEYFVDYLIHAYPKPVLAWTQGLTMGGGIGISNGASHRVVVETSVFSMPEVNIGLFPDVGASFFLRDMPHDVGLFLGLTGYRLGPEDAMALGLSDYYLKDEWKRKVLADITRLPWVGERGHDVSLLDDYLNGVQRQRPAPSSSFVKELPAVMDLVDYKHVLEFDKAFSELKKSERLTAAYENYTRGCPLSKAITFRQLKTEPFPTLREAFLKEWHMAITSCENSNFVEGVRALLIDKDNQPNWMPADLNEVTEDQVDPYFNGAKNSASELDAMMKRHGI; encoded by the coding sequence ATGGAAAAATCAGTGTTGTTTTCAGAAGAAAAAATCGGTGAGCGGGGTTTGGGGGTTGTGCAGCTCAACCGACCCCGGGCCTTAAACGCCTTGAACTTAGAGATGTTTGAACAGTTGGCTGAGCGGTTGCTGCGCTGGCGCGAGGATCAGAGCATTGCCTGTGTGGTTCTATTAAGTGGTCATGAAAAGGCTTTTTGTGCCGGCGGCGATGTCAAAGGTCTTGTGGAAGGTCTTCGAAAAGGTCCTGAGGGTTTAGATTTAGCCAAAAGGTTTTTTGTTTTTGAGTATTTTGTAGATTATTTGATTCACGCCTATCCAAAACCCGTGTTGGCTTGGACTCAAGGTCTCACCATGGGAGGCGGGATTGGTATCAGCAATGGAGCCAGTCATCGCGTGGTGGTGGAGACCTCAGTGTTTTCCATGCCGGAAGTGAATATAGGGCTGTTTCCCGATGTGGGTGCCAGTTTCTTTTTGCGAGACATGCCTCATGATGTGGGTTTGTTTCTGGGTTTGACGGGATATCGATTGGGTCCCGAAGATGCCATGGCCTTAGGGTTATCCGACTATTATTTAAAAGACGAGTGGAAGCGAAAAGTTTTGGCCGATATCACAAGGCTGCCATGGGTTGGGGAGAGGGGTCATGATGTGAGTCTTCTTGATGACTACTTAAATGGTGTGCAACGCCAACGACCAGCGCCCAGTTCTTCTTTCGTGAAAGAGTTGCCAGCGGTCATGGACCTTGTGGATTACAAACATGTGTTGGAATTTGACAAGGCTTTTTCTGAACTGAAAAAAAGTGAGCGACTCACTGCCGCTTATGAGAATTACACTCGCGGTTGCCCCCTATCAAAAGCCATTACCTTTCGCCAATTAAAAACCGAGCCTTTTCCGACATTGCGTGAGGCGTTTTTAAAAGAATGGCATATGGCCATTACAAGTTGTGAAAACTCCAATTTTGTCGAAGGCGTGAGAGCCCTACTTATAGACAAGGACAATCAACCAAATTGGATGCCTGCGGATTTGAATGAAGTCACTGAAGATCAGGTCGATCCCTATTTCAACGGGGCGAAAAACTCGGCCTCAGAGTTAGATGCTATGATGAAACGTCACGGGATTTAG
- a CDS encoding aminotransferase class V-fold PLP-dependent enzyme — translation MSEPNATKGFGSDNHAGVHPAIMESLVHINSGHSPSYGTDPLSHELYKLVEKLFGSTAEAHMVFNGTAANVLAIKSLVSSHHSIVCTTDSHLNVDECGAPEANIGCKLIAVPTEHGKLTPAQVEETLIRKGDQHFSQVKAISITQPTELGTLYSKEEMLALSQCAKQHGLFFHVDGARFIYAAEALNATFKELTADVGVDALSFGGTKNGLLFGEMVILFNDQAKKDFKYVRKQQMQLPSKMRFLAAQFLQLLGPEELWKQIAREGHSKALELATRLKDIDGVEVVHPVQANSVFMKFPQAWTKPLRDRHFFYIWDEKTWIARLMISFDTTLDDIESFIQTINEVKKL, via the coding sequence ATGAGTGAACCTAATGCCACCAAGGGATTTGGCAGCGACAACCATGCGGGTGTGCATCCAGCCATTATGGAATCCCTTGTTCACATCAACTCAGGCCACTCTCCCAGCTATGGAACAGATCCACTGAGTCATGAGCTCTATAAGCTTGTGGAAAAACTGTTTGGCTCCACGGCTGAAGCTCACATGGTTTTCAATGGCACAGCCGCCAACGTTTTAGCGATAAAGTCATTGGTCAGCAGTCACCACAGTATAGTGTGCACCACGGACTCCCATTTAAACGTGGACGAGTGTGGTGCTCCTGAGGCGAATATTGGATGCAAACTGATTGCTGTCCCCACCGAACACGGAAAACTGACACCCGCCCAAGTTGAAGAAACGTTGATTCGAAAGGGCGACCAACACTTCTCGCAAGTTAAAGCCATCTCCATCACTCAACCTACAGAGTTGGGAACCCTTTACTCTAAAGAAGAAATGCTAGCTCTTAGTCAGTGTGCCAAACAACATGGTTTATTTTTTCATGTGGATGGAGCCCGCTTTATCTATGCGGCGGAAGCATTAAATGCCACATTTAAAGAACTCACCGCTGATGTGGGCGTAGACGCCCTGTCTTTTGGCGGCACCAAAAATGGTCTGCTTTTTGGGGAAATGGTGATTTTATTTAACGACCAGGCCAAAAAAGATTTCAAATACGTTCGAAAACAGCAAATGCAGCTCCCTTCAAAAATGCGATTTCTGGCCGCCCAATTCTTGCAACTGCTGGGCCCTGAAGAACTCTGGAAACAGATCGCGCGTGAGGGTCACAGCAAGGCCCTTGAGTTGGCCACACGCCTAAAGGATATAGATGGCGTCGAAGTGGTCCATCCCGTACAAGCCAACTCAGTTTTTATGAAATTCCCACAGGCATGGACGAAACCTTTGCGGGATAGACATTTTTTTTATATTTGGGATGAGAAAACCTGGATCGCGCGACTTATGATCAGCTTTGATACGACCCTTGATGACATTGAAAGCTTTATTCAAACCATAAACGAGGTGAAAAAACTATGA
- a CDS encoding cyclase family protein: MMSSIVFDISPKISARTAVFPGDQPFTQASSLSFASGDHLELSSIKTTLHIGAHADAPSHYMAGGAPIDRRSLDYYMGPCQVVQWAEPVVGRITLKHWGDRSVLAPRVLFATRSFLNPDQWSNEFASLSPELINYLAEREVITVGIDTPSIDPAEAKDLISHQAVAANDMAILEGLILKSVPEGVYDLIALPLKIEGADASPVRAILVADGNYSKTPVAP, translated from the coding sequence ATTATGTCCAGTATTGTCTTTGATATCAGTCCAAAAATCAGCGCAAGAACAGCCGTTTTTCCAGGGGACCAGCCCTTCACCCAAGCGTCCTCCTTGAGTTTTGCCTCGGGGGATCACTTAGAGTTATCGTCGATCAAAACCACTTTGCATATTGGGGCCCATGCCGACGCCCCCAGTCACTACATGGCTGGCGGTGCGCCCATTGATCGAAGAAGCCTTGACTATTACATGGGTCCTTGTCAGGTGGTGCAATGGGCAGAGCCTGTAGTTGGTAGAATCACTCTGAAACACTGGGGAGATCGTTCGGTGTTGGCGCCCCGAGTGTTATTTGCAACAAGATCTTTTTTAAACCCGGATCAATGGAGCAATGAGTTTGCATCACTCTCACCAGAGTTGATCAACTACCTGGCCGAACGCGAAGTGATCACAGTAGGTATAGATACGCCTTCGATTGATCCAGCTGAGGCAAAAGATCTGATCAGTCATCAAGCGGTGGCGGCAAATGACATGGCCATTTTAGAAGGACTCATTCTAAAGAGTGTGCCAGAGGGTGTTTATGATTTGATCGCCTTACCACTAAAAATTGAAGGGGCCGATGCTTCTCCCGTTCGCGCTATTCTTGTGGCAGATGGGAATTATAGTAAAACCCCAGTTGCGCCTTAA